In Leuconostocaceae bacterium ESL0723, the following proteins share a genomic window:
- a CDS encoding amino acid ABC transporter ATP-binding protein, with product MIEFKDVQKYYGNFHALYDINLKIDAGETVVLIGPSGSGKSTLIRTVNGLEDIESGQLTVDGFDLNDPKTDINKIRKNVGMVFQHFNLYNNKTVLENIMLAPRLVLKRDEAENKKVAMELLERVGLADKAASMPSELSGGQAQRVAIARSLAMKPKALLFDEPTSALDPEMIGDVLDVMRDIAKDSSMTMLVVTHEMSFAKAVADRVIFMADGHILEDSSTASFFEHPSEPRAQKFLSQVAHH from the coding sequence ATGATTGAGTTCAAGGATGTCCAAAAATACTATGGCAATTTTCATGCCCTGTATGACATCAACCTGAAGATTGATGCCGGTGAAACGGTTGTCTTAATTGGACCTTCTGGTTCTGGAAAATCTACCCTGATTCGGACTGTTAACGGTCTGGAAGATATTGAATCAGGGCAGTTAACTGTCGACGGTTTTGACCTAAACGACCCCAAGACGGACATTAACAAGATTCGCAAGAACGTGGGGATGGTCTTCCAGCACTTTAACCTTTACAACAACAAGACGGTGCTTGAAAACATCATGTTGGCACCCCGCCTGGTTTTGAAGCGCGACGAGGCTGAAAACAAGAAGGTGGCCATGGAACTGCTCGAACGAGTTGGTCTGGCTGATAAGGCAGCTAGCATGCCTTCTGAACTTTCTGGTGGACAGGCTCAGCGTGTAGCCATTGCCCGTTCTTTGGCCATGAAGCCTAAGGCCCTGCTCTTTGATGAGCCTACCTCAGCCTTGGATCCTGAGATGATTGGGGATGTCTTGGATGTTATGCGTGACATCGCCAAGGATTCATCAATGACCATGCTGGTCGTGACTCACGAAATGAGCTTCGCCAAGGCCGTGGCCGACCGGGTTATCTTTATGGCCGACGGTCATATCCTTGAAGATAGTTCAACGGCCAGTTTCTTTGAACATCCTAGTGAGCCCCGGGCCCAAAAGTTCTTGAGCCAAGTGGCACATCACTAA
- a CDS encoding amino acid ABC transporter permease produces MTLLQHYWPVFIQGFGYTLLASFIALVGSLILGTLFAIMQVSSMKWARVFGDVYVQIFRNIPLLIITLFLYLAVAKVIKMTGFMAGTIGLMLYTSAFVAESVRAGILSIDNGQMEGARANGLSFNQAMRYIVLPQAFRVALPSLGNQFINLVKNSSILAFVGGLDLMYQGNMVAATSFDTFTTYIIIGVFYLVITLPLSYYIQYLERHLKRKA; encoded by the coding sequence ATGACATTACTACAACATTACTGGCCAGTCTTCATCCAAGGCTTCGGTTACACCCTCCTGGCGAGCTTCATTGCCCTGGTTGGTTCCCTGATTTTAGGAACCCTCTTTGCCATCATGCAGGTTTCTTCGATGAAATGGGCCCGGGTCTTCGGTGATGTTTACGTTCAGATTTTCCGTAACATCCCACTGTTGATTATTACGCTCTTCTTATACCTGGCAGTTGCTAAGGTGATTAAGATGACCGGCTTTATGGCAGGTACGATTGGGCTGATGCTCTATACTTCGGCCTTCGTGGCTGAGTCGGTTCGAGCGGGAATCTTGTCGATTGACAATGGCCAAATGGAAGGGGCCCGGGCCAACGGTCTGAGCTTTAACCAGGCCATGCGTTATATTGTTCTGCCACAGGCCTTCCGGGTGGCCCTGCCATCCTTGGGTAACCAGTTCATCAACCTGGTCAAAAACTCTTCCATCCTGGCCTTTGTCGGCGGTTTGGATTTGATGTACCAGGGTAACATGGTGGCGGCGACCTCCTTTGATACCTTTACGACTTACATTATCATCGGGGTCTTCTACCTGGTGATCACTCTGCCTTTGAGTTACTACATCCAGTACCTCGAGCGGCACTTGAAGCGGAAAGCATAA
- a CDS encoding transporter substrate-binding domain-containing protein — protein MEKAKKRRFGIIATIVLALAIVLGIAWAMQTAANNSKHQDTLTRVEKRGQIIWGVKADTKLFGLMNTKTATPEGFDIDMAKALTVQISKQTGVPMSASFVPVASASKIQLLKNTNIDGTISTMTITPERAKVVDYTQPYFDAGQSLLVKKDSGINSIQDMNDPKYTVLVVVGTTAAQMTKQFAPKAHVIALQDYASAMQALKAGQGQAMSTDNAILYGFATENPDYHLVGGVFTKGPYGIAFDHDQKPMVDQTNRALDTLKKNGIYNQLIKKWFSNVPGLDWHELEVKS, from the coding sequence ATGGAAAAAGCAAAAAAGCGCCGGTTTGGTATTATTGCCACCATCGTTTTGGCCCTGGCGATTGTCCTCGGCATTGCGTGGGCGATGCAAACCGCAGCTAATAATTCAAAGCACCAGGATACTTTGACCCGGGTTGAAAAGCGCGGTCAGATTATCTGGGGTGTTAAGGCCGACACGAAGTTGTTTGGTCTGATGAACACCAAGACCGCGACGCCAGAAGGCTTCGATATCGATATGGCCAAGGCGTTGACGGTTCAGATTTCAAAGCAGACGGGGGTGCCGATGTCGGCTTCCTTCGTCCCAGTGGCTTCGGCTTCTAAGATTCAATTACTGAAAAACACTAACATTGACGGGACCATTTCAACCATGACCATCACCCCCGAGCGGGCTAAGGTCGTTGACTATACCCAGCCCTACTTTGATGCGGGTCAGTCACTTTTGGTTAAAAAGGATTCCGGCATCAACTCCATCCAGGACATGAACGATCCAAAGTACACGGTCCTGGTTGTCGTGGGAACGACGGCGGCGCAGATGACCAAGCAGTTTGCGCCTAAGGCCCACGTGATTGCCTTGCAGGATTATGCTTCGGCCATGCAGGCCTTAAAGGCTGGTCAGGGACAGGCAATGTCAACTGATAACGCCATCCTCTACGGTTTCGCTACGGAAAACCCTGACTACCACCTGGTCGGTGGCGTCTTTACCAAGGGTCCTTACGGAATTGCCTTTGACCACGACCAAAAACCAATGGTTGACCAAACCAACCGGGCCTTGGACACTTTGAAGAAGAACGGGATTTACAACCAGTTGATCAAGAAGTGGTTCTCAAACGTGCCTGGTCTTGATTGGCATGAGCTGGAGGTGAAGTCATGA
- a CDS encoding amino acid ABC transporter permease: MVTLGIFDAFNGDNVNYLLGGLGITVGVSIISVVLSLLAGSIIGIIQFEKIPYFSTFVATINNIIRNLPLLLIIFFVYFALPRLGVHLPIFWATVIAMSTFESAMLAEIVRGGLESVDRGQFEGARANGLTNGQTMFYIVLPQAYKKMIPPIISQLISLVKDTSLASGIVLAELTYRGQIVYAQNTTYIVPILVVLTLVYFLLNYGLSLIAKWFDRHLA; encoded by the coding sequence ATGGTTACTTTAGGAATATTTGATGCCTTCAATGGTGATAACGTCAACTACCTCCTGGGTGGTCTGGGTATCACCGTCGGCGTTTCGATTATCTCGGTGGTTTTGAGCCTGTTGGCCGGTTCGATTATTGGTATTATCCAATTCGAAAAAATCCCTTATTTTTCAACCTTTGTGGCAACGATTAACAACATTATTCGTAATCTGCCCCTCTTGTTGATTATCTTCTTTGTTTACTTTGCCCTACCTCGTTTAGGCGTGCATCTGCCCATCTTCTGGGCGACGGTGATTGCCATGAGTACCTTTGAGTCGGCGATGCTGGCTGAAATTGTTCGTGGTGGTTTGGAATCGGTTGACCGGGGCCAGTTTGAAGGGGCCCGGGCTAACGGCTTGACCAATGGTCAGACGATGTTTTACATCGTTTTGCCCCAGGCCTACAAGAAGATGATTCCACCAATTATCTCCCAGCTGATCTCCCTGGTGAAGGACACGAGTTTGGCTTCTGGTATTGTGCTGGCCGAGCTGACTTATCGTGGTCAGATTGTCTACGCGCAAAACACGACCTATATCGTACCAATTCTGGTAGTTTTGACCCTGGTTTACTTCCTGTTGAACTATGGACTGTCGTTAATTGCCAAGTGGTTCGACCGCCATTTGGCCTAA